GGACAGGCACTCACAGGCCCTGCGGGTTGTTGTCCCTTATGTGGTGACtgctgggatggggaaggagcCCCCGTTAGGGGCACCAGCAGGgcaggcacagctcctgccccctgcccccgcgccaggaaggtgctgcagagagctgcctcCGAGTTGTCTCCATTCACTTCATGCGGTGCCAGCTGCTCTTTAAATAAATGGTCCTAGCAGGTTATTACGGAAGTTTCTCCCTTCAATTCCTTCTACAGAGAAACTCATTTTGCTGAAATTGccttcccccagctctgcaATCACCAGCAGCACATAGCCCCAGGGAGGAGGCTCACAGGCAGGGGCGATGCCTGCGGCTGCCCCGGCACCAGGGACATCTCCTGGTGACAACAGGGCTGGTACAAGGGGACCAGGGGGCTCAGTGGCACGGCATGGGGCAGCCGCCCCAAAATATCTTGTCTCCAGCTTCCAGGGGGTGAGGCCATGCACGCTGCATAGCCTGAAAGCTGCATCTTCCCAACCTGGTGTCTGGGGAGGCTGTGAtgccccttcctctccttcagcCTCCAAAAACAGGTTACAGAGCCAGGACCAGAGGGCAGGGTGGTCCAGAGCAGGAACGAGCAGCTCTGAGAGGCATTGTGTGCTCTCTTTCTGTGGACCAGCCTTTTCCTGCAGGTTTCAGCcttaacaaattattttacacaGGACTTTATTCACTGTCTTTTGGGATGAGCACTCCGACAACAGAGGATGTGGAATAAATCATTGCAATGAACAATACAGTGACAACATGTCAAGTCTAGAGTAACAACTTTTTATTCCAAGGAAATGTCCAAATAGGACTGGacatttatatgaaatatgGAGAGATGTGTGCTTCCATTAGACAGGGTAAACGCATACAAGATATAAACTATCTTCCTTCGTGTCACTACACCCCACTGCCTGGGGTTAAAGAGTCTTACTGAATAATTTCCCGTTATGAGGTTTGGGATATTGGCCTCTCCTGGAGACGAGACGCAGGGCGAGATGAATGATTTAGTCAGATCTGCTCTGGCAGGTCTTATTTCTTACGGTGACACGAGTGCGACGTTTTGCAAGTCTGAGATTAAACTCTGCCACGACTGTAACAGCCAGTCTAGGGCCAGCCGCTTTACCCTCCTTCCGGAGACTTGCAGACAGATGAAGTACGCTGGGTCTTCACTGCGTGCCCTCAGGACGTCAGGGCTGAGCTGCACCCCGTGCACCCAGCTCGGGTGACGATGCTCGAGTCCAAGGGCATGGGGTTGGCACCCAGGCCCCGGTCCCTTCGCACACCACAGCCCAAACCCTTGACCTGGAGCCCCTCTGCACGTGGTGCTGTCAGCTTCAACAGGGCTTCCTTGCTGAAGCTGGTGGCAGAGCATGGAGAGCTTGGCCAGGAGCCCTATGCACAAAGCTGTCCTCACCAAGATGCTGCCCCCACCTGCAAGGGTGCTTGAACCCCTTAGATGCCCAGTGATCCTGCTGATAAACCCCCCTAAAGATGGTAAtaggtggggagggggaaaaggaggtGAAAAGGGGTTAGGAACCACGTTGGGGGAGGAAGGGTGTTGGGGGGGCTACTGTtgatttttaattctatttatttttttgaccaCAGCATCACTGCTGGGAAGCCACAATCAGAACATCCAGGATTCATTATCCGTGATGAGATTTGGCAGGCTGCTACCAGGATTAGGTAGGTTTTAGGCTGGTGCTTTTGGCCATTTCCCTCATTATGGGCTTACAGCAGCTGCCTTATCTCACTGAGAGGCACTTTTATTAGAGAGGGGACttgagggagaaagagaaggaatgagGTAAGGAAGGAAATGATCCAACAAGAGGCTCAGGCAAGGCGATGTCCTGAGCTGGTAGCCACATCGCCTTGTTTGCTCTCCCCAGAGAGCCCAGGGGAGCTCAGgacccagccctgggcagggtgGAGGCAACCCCAGGATTTTGCCAGCTTCCCTCTAAACAACACCAAGCACCCGCAGGTGGgggctgcttttatttatttatttatttattttaggtcTCTAAAGAGCCAGAGCAGGATGGTGGGAATCAGGAGATAAAGCTGTAACGCTCTTCTCCTTCCTACCCCTTCACACACATGTGCCGgtgtttaattttgaaagctcTCTTGTTTTAGTCACTACTTTCTTATTGCAGGTGGGCAGAATTGATAGAAATATTGATCTTCTTTTAATGAGTTTTAAGTGCGGAAAAGACGAGTGACTCAGAGCAGCGAGGCAGCACGGGCTGAGATGTGCCTCGGCTTTGATACCTGCTCCTGAGGCCCCGTTTTGGAGCTGGTTCTCACCCTCTTCCCATACTGGCACTCGCTTCTTGAGCTTCTTCCCTTTTGCTGTGTGCAGGGAAGGTGTTTGCCCCTCGGGACCGCTGGCCGGCCGCTCACAGCCCAGATCCTCGTCCAGCTCCTGCAAGGCTCGGTGCTGGGTTGGGTGTGGGGTGCCCAGAGAGGGGACGatggagctgctcctgcagcacctcgGTGAGCCCCCGACCCGAGCACCCTCAGCActggggctcagcagctcctgggctcctGGGCGGCTGCCTCAGCCTTCCCAGCGGGCTCCCCAGTCCTCCAGCACCATCTACAGTCCTCAGTGCAGCGAGGAGACGCTCCGGAGCCACCAGGtagagcccagcagctcccagtaaAGAGGCAGGGTTGATTTGGGGGCCCTGTGAGGTCCTGACCACTCGGCTTTCTGTTCCCAGccgcagggcagcagctggaggggcCGCCAGGTTCCCCCACCAAGCCTCAGCCCGAACCTGCGAGACAGGGCCGTCATGGAATATTCATGGGAGTTTCCTCGAGTAAATGGCATTAAAAATTCATCAATCTTTTGAGTAACAAGCCATCAGCTGTGTCTTCTGGGCTGGAGAAGTGTGTAAACAAGAagaggcttttgtttgtttgttttcacgACACAGCTGTTCCAGGCTGCTTCGGCTGCCTTTTGGTTTTCAGACAGGCTGAAATTGGTGCTCAGTCTCCTCTCtcctggaggagaaggtgggGTTTAAATTACTTAATTGGAGATGGATTTACTGTTATTTCTGGCGGGTGTAGCCAGCCGGAGAAGCAGCATGGCTGGAGGGACGAGGCCATGCAGGGTACCGGGCACTGGATCTCTTTGCAGGACCCCGGGAGCTGCCGACGGGCTGAGCACACAGCTCGCGGCCTGGGGCTGATTTCCATGAGGAATTTTGTGCTCTCCTTGGGGCGCTGGGAACTGGatgagctctgcagcagaggctggcacTGCTGGTCGGAAGGAGGCCCGGTGCCCTCTTCCTGCGGGGCGCAGCCGGCGTCTGTCAGCAGCAAGAAATTGAGCAGAGAAAGGAGCTGAGCGGGGAGCTGCGGGCCGATCTTTGCTGCTCTCCGGTATTCCAGCTGGAGAACCCGGcacctggggagctggggctgcttccCTGCAGGTCTCACTGCAGCCCTGTCGGGCACGGAGGGACTCGCCGAGTGAGGGGGGCTccggcccccccagcacctGTGTGAAGCAGCCTTCGGCAACAAAGCTGCACCTGGCGGCAGGCACCTGGTGTGAGATGTGGGGCTGATACGGAGCACCTGCGGGCcgtcttttctaattttttcccAGCTTTAAACAATTTGCTGCCCAAGGTCTGCTCTAATAAAGGTAgctgttgggggggggggggggggcttggtCCCAGGTCTGCTTGTGCCTTGGTGCCCACCACTGCAGCCCTCTGCTAGTgtccaggggctgctgctgctcttcagtgTCTCTTGTGTACAGGTGAGCAAAGCGAGGCGGAGAGAGGAGGGACGGCAGGTGGaaggtggggctggggcagcccagcagctgctggggttgCTCagacagagctggggagggaggtggtggggagccAGGGAcaaggggctgggagctgggttTGTGCTGAGGGAAACCCGAGCGGCTCAGCAGAGACATTCTGCTCTCTGCAATGGTGAGCGGCACTTCCTCTCGGCCCCCCTGCCTCAAATGAAGCTCTTTCCTTCCAGGAGTCTGGTCTGCCACTGACCTGCGCCCTGCTCCTCTCCATAGGGGCCGGCTGAGGCTGAAAGCTGTCCCCAAAACCTGCCTGGCATCAGGGATACGGCACAGAGCCAGGAGAGCCTGACGGCAGAGCTGAGGGAAGCAATGGCAGGGACGTCCCCAGGACACGGTGAGCCAATTACAGACTTGGGGAGCAAGGGGGGCCCCCAGATCCTGACCTTCCGCAGAATCCATGGCCGTAGCTCATCCCCTCGTGGCACTGGGGGCACAGGGTCGGGAGGGCCCCAGGAACGGGGCCACAGTGACCTGAGAACCTTGCCAGGGGCTTGGTGGTGCCATGAGGGATGGATGAGACCATGTCTATCCTCTCCCTTTGTTCTTTAAAGATTCTGCTGAGGTATCTCTCAGAAGTCTCTGCACCgtctggaggctgctgctgcttctgggggccgtggtgctgctggcggggctggtggcagggtcTTGGCTGCTGGGTCAGTGCCTGTGCAGGGACGGTGCTGCCTGTGGGTGCCCAGCGTCCCTGCCAGGGCAGCATAGGGCCCTTCCCACTGCCGTGAACCCTTGGGGGCTGCCCGGCCCTGCGGTCTCACCCCTGCTCTCCCGTCTCCTTCCTGAAGCGAGGCACCTCAAGATGCCACAGCCGGACCAGGGCTTTGCCCCGCCACAGGAGCCGGGAGCGATCCCAGAGTGTGCTGAGGGTGAAGAGGACGAGCCCGTGGTCCGTGGGGCTCCTGGCAGAGGTTTTcattcccccccacccctggcaagcccagcaggagcagaaaagaTGCTCTTCAATAATGAACTTGTCCTGCTGAACCAGTAGCTCATTTCAGCTGCATGCTGCAATTGTTTCACTTGGTTTTTAAATCCTGCTCTATTGGCCTCAGTGTCTTTCAGAATCAACTCAGACAGCTCGCTGCTGGAAGTGCGGGTGCGAGGCCGTCCCGGCTGGCTGCTGGCCTGCCACGAGCGCTGGTGGCTCAGGCTGGGCACCCAGCTCTGCCGGCACCTCGGGGCGCTCcggtgggcaggggctgggggctcagagtgctgagcggggctggggggagctgtgGGAGGTACCTGCAGCCACCTGGGCACATTCCTGGCCATGGGACAGGGAGGGTGGTGGCACCACGGCTGCTAGGGCAGGAACCACTCCTGGGAAGGTTCCTGGCATGGTTGTGGTTGCTCCTGCAGGATGACCCACCAGAAGGGAGTGAACCTGACAGACATCAGTGTGAAGGATGCTCAGGAGTTCATCCAGCTCAGACCCAGCCATCAAGGCAGCCTGGAAGACATGTGGCAGGTCAGGTACGGGCAGGCCTGGGCTATGGCAGGCTTTGCTGGAGgcacaaaaatgcctttttggGCTTAAGATGGGCAGAAAACCGTGCTGGCTTTGCCGAACGAGCAGCCCCGTTGGGgactgctgcagctccccaagCACTCTGCAGTTTTCTGATCAGAGGTTCGCCCTGTGCAGGAGCACCTGCGAGTCGGGACGGATCGTGGCTCTGAAGTGCTCAGGTCAGTGCCTCCCTCTGCTCGTGAGTCCCCAGGATCTCCACCCGCATCCATCCCTCTCCCCTCCGTCCCGTCCCTCACGGCTGCCTTGCAGAGTGCGGGCTGCGCCCCGGGGCCCTGCGGGTGGTCGGGGGCATGGACGCGGCCCCCGGGCGCTGGCCCTGGCAGGTGAGCGTGCGCCACGGCTCCCAGCACCGCTGCGGAGGCTCCGTGCTGGCACCCCACTGGATTGTGACGGCGGCGCACTGCGTGCACAGGTAGCGGGGAGCTGGGTGCCCGTCCTCATCCCAGGCCTTGTGCAGGGAGCCTTGGGGTGAGGGCCAGGCGCTGTGGTGCTCTGTTACCCGTGGTGCTCAGTTACAGGCGGCTGCACGCCTCCGGCTGGCTGGTGGGTGCCGGTGTTGCTCGTGGCTCCAtcgagcaggaggctggggtaCCGGTGGAGAAGGTTATTTACCACCCGCTCTATAACGGCAGCAGCCTCGACTATGACATTGCTCTGATGAAGCTCCGCGTCCCCCTGAATTTCTCTGGTAAGACACTGTTGTGGCCTTGCCCCACTTGCAGTTTGTCTGGACCTGCAGTGAAGAAATGGCTGGAAAGGGGCCTGCGCTGACCCTGCCCTTTGGGAGAAGCTGCTTAAGAGGGtccccagcctctctgggcaccTGGAGGCAGCATGCCCAGCAGCACGATGTTCCTAGCTGCGCCTGGGAAGGTGGCTGTGGGAGCTGAGGCCTCCAGGGGCCTGGTCCAAGGGTGTTTCACCTCCATTtgtggggctgagcagctctgcaggctgagagttctgcaggctggcagctccACAGCCTCGGCTGCGCCTGCACTGTATGGCCCTGTGCTGTCCCGGGGCTCACCGCGTCCCCTTCCCAGCAGATGCCATCCGTGCCGTGTGTCTGCCACCCTCCCATCGTGACCTCTTCCAGGGCACCCCCTGTTGGGTCTCAGGCTGGGGCTACACCAGACCAGACCAAGGTAAGCGCCCGGCTTGTCCGTGTCCCTCGGTGCTGACCTGCAGCTTTCCCTGCTCCCCACTGAGGTGCAGCCCTTTCCATGCCGCACCTGGTCCTGCATTGCTCCCCTCCTGTAGCCTGCACTCCCCTTCAGCAGCCCCATTAATCCCGTAAGACCCCATCTTTCTCCTGACCCTTCAGCTACAGTGCCGTGCTCTTCCCTGACTGCTTCCTGGAGATCTCGTTTCCCTCCTGgtttcttccctccccagcacagctaaCGGAGACTCTGCAGGAAGCGCTCGTTCCCCTAATTAGTACCAGGAGGTGCAACAGCTCGTGCATGTACAAAGGAGAGCTCACGGCCAGGATGCTGTGTGCCGGCTACCCGCAGGGGAAAATAGATGCGTGCCAGGTAACGGGAGGGAGCAACTGGTGCAGTGGGGTGTGCGCAGCCAGAGTGGAAATGAGCAGAAGCGTTACATCCCCGTTGTGCTCCAGTCCTTGCTCTCTTGCAGGGGGACAGCGGGGGCCCCCTGGTTTGCCAGGACGAACTCACGTGGCGCTTGGTAGGTGTAGTGAGCTGGGGCCAGGGCTGCGCCGAGCCCAACCACCCCGGGGTTTACACCAACGTAGCTCAGCTTCTGCCGTGGATTTATCGCACCACAGAGGTAAGCTGGGGCAGGTGAAGGTGTGTGTTCAGCCTGACCTGCAGCCAAGCATGTGGCATAGGAAAATCCAGGTGCTAGCATCCTGTTGTTAGCTTTACCTGTTACTACCCCACGCTCACCCTTGATGCATGACCTCTGGGCTGACCTCCCACCCCACAGCATAGTAccaattctttattttccctttttattttcttattattagaTCTACTAGAAGCAATGCAAGGAGGGACGTCACAGAGCAACATCTTGCCCCTTCCGAAGGTCCAGCTTCATACTGTGTTACTGTAACCATAAGAGAATGAGTCCCGCCAGGCAACACTAGAAAACAGGGCCAGTATAAAtagtttattaaagaaaatagcatATTACATTTCTGTGAATAATCCACATGACAGAAGTGGtgcttttcaaaatatcaaTTTTTTGGTTTCCTATTTATAAAAAGGGCAAGGGCTCCCAAGAGATGCAAGCGTCATGGGAACATTCTCAACCCCCAAATGAATTACTTGAAGtagtgaaaggggaaaaaaaaggaaaagctagaGTGACAGTCAGAGTTTGGATCAATGTTGGCCTTCGTTTTTCCATTCTCACAGGCTGGACTTGGTGTAAATGGGAACTTGACTGCACCAGCCCGCTCCCCATGCTTCTACCACTTCAGGCCAGAAACAAGCAGTTTCCTTGCCCCCAGACCTGGCTGTTCCTGCCTGACCCAGCACCCAGAACAGCCGTGAGGTTCTGCTGTGATTCGGGTGCAATGTAAAATTTGGGTGCAATGTGAAAGCCAGCTGTAATTTTGGTATCCCCCAAAATGCTCAGGAATGCAAAGAGAAGTCAGACAGAAGTCCAAACGAAAAGGATACAATGATAGGTAACATTAAAATGTGTAGCTCTATGATCTAAACTTTTGTAAGCAGGTCATGACATGCTTACAAACCATTACATAGCAGGAACTATTCTGTGTGTAGCAAGGGGCACATCTTGGCCTCTGGGCTACATTTCAACAAATGCTATTGATGAGGTTTCcaactaaaataaatgtatgtttcTTGAAGTCTCAAACAGCCTTTTGTAACTTAGAGCATTATCTTCTAAGTGCACACTTAATTCCCTTTAATTCCCTTCTTGTATTTACTAGCATTTATATCATccttaaaatacagtaaagttACTATCAAAAAGACAATAGATGCCAGACCTACTTAATTCATACACAAATCAAAAGTTAAAGGAAGGAGCTGAACTGGCTTCCACAGCTGGCAAAGTCGGATGGAAAACTTTGAATTCAGTTGTAAGATAGTTCCCATGAGAAATAAAGCCATGAGGAATTTTGCCGGTTATGCAAAACACTCTGCCTCAGTAAACATTTCACTTGGAACAGGGTTTCCTCTTCCCCCCAATAAAATTTTCACTCTCTTGACATCTGCTGTTCAGGGAAACATGAACTAAACAGGTGTGTAAGAGCAACATTTGGCACTTCAGCATTCCTAGAAGGACACCAAAAGCTACCACTGCTTGTGAGTTTTATATATAATTGGCAGGGACAGAAGAGGTAAGACACAGAAGGGGTACACATCCCCTGATGTAAAACTGCATAGGTAAGATTCACAAGTGAGAAATAACAATCCCTCTGCGGGACCCTTAAGCAAGCAAGCTTGAGATGACATTGTACAGCACCTTGCATGAGAGGCCCACCTGCCAGCAGTGCTCAGTCTCACAAGGAGTTTGGATAAAGGACTTACTTGCCTATGCTGGGCTTACAGGAAGATGAAATCCAAGAAGATGGAATTTAGCAAACACCACAAAAAGCATCTCTTCTTCACCAGGACTGTATACCCATCAGCTCATAAAGCAAAACTACACTCTGGGCGTAACACCTTCAGGGAGCAGGGCAAGAGGTTGAATTTTCAAGCCCAAACTCCACATGTGTAGCAGATAAAGCAGCTGCAGTTAATGCCCGTGTTGTTACCCACCTTCGATTTCCTGTTCTCAGACTCACAGAGCCATCCCACTGGCCCTGCTGACAGTGAGCTAGgaattttttctcctcccttagTCAAGCCTCCAGGAAGCACACACCTAATGCCAAGCTTTTTGTAGTCCAGTACAAGAAGGATCAAAtccaaaaaataattaagattcTCAGTTCATTCTTGCTTTATCAGAAGATGCAACATGTAGGAGCAAACAGTTACTTGATTTtggccagtgctgctgctcttctttcGGTGTTCTGGAACAAGGCTCGTATCAGACTCCTCACTTCAGCTGGGGAGAATTCAGCTGCAAGAGGCCCCTTCCCATCTGCCCatctacaaggaaaaaagatcTTCATTTAATAAAACTGCATGGAAACCTCACGTTAAAACAAGCCTTAGAGCATTCACAACAAACCACTGCAGTTCTCCTACTCCTGTGATGACTGAATGGttcaagtaaaattaaaagcaaaaagcatttataGGCATGCTACAGTAGTAAATctagaagcaaaacaaatctaGTTAGCAGCCTATTAGCTGCATGCAACTTAAGTCCAGAATTATTTAATTAGGCACGAAAAGCAACAGGTCTTAAGGTGTTTCTTGCACTTAGTACAAACTTTGCAGTTTAGAGGATAGTATGTCGCCTTGTCGTTCAGATGTACATGTGAAGCGAGTGTGCGCAAGACACATCTAGCTTCTGACAACTCATGACAACTGAAGTAATAGGAGTAATAATGCAAATCCTCATGTATAATTGAGATGAATACCCCTTGCAAGTTAAAAGACGTAAGAAATGGTCTCTAAAAACTGAAGACCAATTACGTGGAATGATAGCTGCAGTTGCAAGGCACAGCTAACATCAAAAGCAGTGGGCAAAATGCCTGGTTGCTTAGCGTCACATACTTCTGAATTTAGAGAAGTCAAGGGGA
This genomic window from Cygnus atratus isolate AKBS03 ecotype Queensland, Australia chromosome 22, CAtr_DNAZoo_HiC_assembly, whole genome shotgun sequence contains:
- the TMPRSS5 gene encoding transmembrane protease serine 5; the protein is MTHQKGVNLTDISVKDAQEFIQLRPSHQGSLEDMWQVRSTCESGRIVALKCSECGLRPGALRVVGGMDAAPGRWPWQVSVRHGSQHRCGGSVLAPHWIVTAAHCVHSYRRLHASGWLVGAGVARGSIEQEAGVPVEKVIYHPLYNGSSLDYDIALMKLRVPLNFSDAIRAVCLPPSHRDLFQGTPCWVSGWGYTRPDQAQLTETLQEALVPLISTRRCNSSCMYKGELTARMLCAGYPQGKIDACQGDSGGPLVCQDELTWRLVGVVSWGQGCAEPNHPGVYTNVAQLLPWIYRTTEIY